DNA from Rhodobacteraceae bacterium M382:
AATCTCTTCGTGGATGCAGCTGAGCCGGAACAGATCCGGGTGTTCGGCCCGGATCAAAGCGACCGCCCGCGCATAGGTGTGCGGATTGTTTCGGTCCGCCACGGCGACAACAAAACAATAAAAGGATCGCGGCAAATTCTGGAACAGAGCCAGCTCTTCTATGGAAATGCCCGGCACCAATTGGCGCAACCGATCCTGGATCTGGGCGCTGTCATCCGTGCCTGCAATAAAGACGTGAAAATTGGGACGGGAGCCGCTGGTGGTGATCGGGTGTTTGGTCACCTGCGCCAGCCGATTGGTATAGGCGTCGATGGTCGCGGTATCCTGTGCCCGCATCTCTGGCGGCACCGAGGCACCGAATTCCACTCCGATGCGCACCGGGGCGCTCCACCGGCTGAGCGCTCCGGCATTGGTGTTGGGCCGGGCCCCAAGCGCTGTTCCGCGGGCGTATTCGTCATAAAACGCAACGGTTTCAAAGTGCTGAACCAGGTCATCGGCGTCATAGGGGGTGTCCGGCCCCCCGCCGTCCCTGCGCAACAATCCACGGGTCAACAGGTCACTTTGCAGAGCAGAATAGTAGCGAGCCAACTCCTGGCTTTGCGCCGAGACGGGTTTGGGTTGCGCCAGTTCGGGTGGACGGCTCGGTGGTGTCAGGGATGTGCGCAACGCGTCGTCACAGCCAGGCAACGCCAGAGCCATGAGCGCTGCTGGGATTGCAGCCAGAGAGCGACGCCACATGCCCGTCATATCAGTGCGGCACCGCCGTGCCAGCCGTGTCGCCAGTGCCGTCACGACGCGCCTTGGCAGCGGAGAGCGTGTCGCGCAGGTCGGCTTCCATCTTCTTCAGATCCTCTTCGGCTGCGGCGCGTTTGGCCTTGCCCTCATCCGCGATCTGAAGGCTTTCCTGAATGGTGCCGATCAGGTCGGCATTGGCTTGTTTCACCGCTTCGATGTCGAACACACCGCGTTCCATCTCCTGGCGGATCATCTTGTTGCTGTCGCGCAGGTTGGCCGCATTCGAAGTCAGCAGTTCATTGGTCAGATCATTGGCGTCACGCACGGCGGCAGCAGCTTCGGCGCTGCGTTGAATGGTCACGGCCTGTGCCAGCTGAGTTTCCCAGAGAGGCACGGTGTTGACCAGCGTAGAGTTGATCTTGGTCACCAGCGACTTGTCATTTTCCTGTACCAACCGGATCGAAGGCAGCGACTGCATGGTCACCTGTCGGGTCAGTTTTAGGTCATGAACCCGGCGCTCCAGATCATCGCGCGCGGCGCGCAGATCGCGCAGTTCCTGCGCCTTCATCACCTGATCATTTTCCGGGGCGGCCTGCACCTCGGCTTCCTTGGCAGGAATCGCGGTGGCGTCCAGTTCCTTGACCTTCGCTTCACCGGCGGCGATGTACAGCGCCAGTTCGTCATAGAAATTCAGGGTTTTTTCATACAGAAGGTCGAGCGACTTGATGTCCTTGAGCAGGGTGTGCTCGTGGCCCAAAAGACTGTCGGTGATTTTGTCGATCTGCCCCTGGATTGTTTCGAACCGTGCGGTGAACTGTGCAAAAGGGGCTGCCTTGCCCAGCAGTTTTTCCCACCAGCTCTGCTTGCGCCGCACATCCAGTTCGCTGACTGAAAAACCGCGAATGGTGGTAACGATACTGCGCAAGCTGTCGCCGGCAGGGCCCACGTCCTTGTTGCGCACATCCGTCAGCATCGCCTGGCTGATCTGTTGAAGTTCCGCTTGGGCGGCGGAGCCGAACGAGATGATCGAATTGGTGTCTTCCATGTCCAGTTCGTCCATGCGGGACCGGATCGCGTCGCTGGTCGGGGCGTCGGCCTGTTCCAGGGGGGCGATCTCGGCTTTGGGTTCGGGCAGAACTACGGCGGTGACTTCGTCGACCAGACCAATGGTCTGGGCCGCTTTTTGTTGGATCGTCTCGGACATGTACTCGTTCCTTTCTTGTCTCGGATTACCCGAAAGAAGCAATTTATCGGCGGTTCAATTGAATTCCTTCGCGCTGCAACCGGTCGCGCAGCACGTCGATTTCAATGGTCAGGTCGCTGCGATCTTCGAGCAGCATCTTGCGATTTCGAGCGGCAAAATTCTGTTCCAGATCATCCAACAGCGTTTCATAATCCGTGCGCGCCTGCGCGTCGCCAGACCGGACATAGATGTCGGCGAATTTGACTGTCGCGTCGCGGGCCCCCATCAAATAGACGGTCAGGTATTTGCGCGCCGCCGTCAGATCACGGGGGTCCTCTTCGACGGTGCGAAACAAATCGCGGGCAACGGTCTGGAATTGCTCGACCCGTGTCTCCAGCCTTCGGTCCCCGGCACGTCGGATCGCGTCGGACATGGCACCAAGATAGGTTTCGGCTTCGTCCACGGCACGGGCCACGCGGTTTTGCTGGAATTGGTCAATGCCCTCGACGCCCTTGTCGCTCAGCGGGTCCAGGCCAAAGGCGGTGAGGTGCAGAGCCACTGCGGCCCCGCCATAGATCAATGGCGCAACCAAGGTCGGATCCGATTTGTAGGCGGCCAAGGCTGTCCCCACTCCGGTCAGCACCGAAGAGAAGATCTTGCGCGGGATTGCGGGGCGTTTGGCAACCCGGCGGGCGTTGAATGCCACCTCGGCGCGCAGTCCTTCGCGCAGCAACCATGCGCCCAGCACCCATGCTCCGGCAGCGCCCAGCCCAATCGCAAGCCCGGTGGCACCATCATTCAAGGACGTGAAAACCAGCGGGATCGCCGGAATGAACATCAGATTGGC
Protein-coding regions in this window:
- a CDS encoding DUF2927 domain-containing protein — protein: MWRRSLAAIPAALMALALPGCDDALRTSLTPPSRPPELAQPKPVSAQSQELARYYSALQSDLLTRGLLRRDGGGPDTPYDADDLVQHFETVAFYDEYARGTALGARPNTNAGALSRWSAPVRIGVEFGASVPPEMRAQDTATIDAYTNRLAQVTKHPITTSGSRPNFHVFIAGTDDSAQIQDRLRQLVPGISIEELALFQNLPRSFYCFVVAVADRNNPHTYARAVALIRAEHPDLFRLSCIHEEIAQGLGLPNDSPTLRPSIFNDDDEFALLTSHDEKLLQILYDPRLKPGMTADEARPVVRVISREILGAPL
- a CDS encoding toxic anion resistance protein; the protein is MSETIQQKAAQTIGLVDEVTAVVLPEPKAEIAPLEQADAPTSDAIRSRMDELDMEDTNSIISFGSAAQAELQQISQAMLTDVRNKDVGPAGDSLRSIVTTIRGFSVSELDVRRKQSWWEKLLGKAAPFAQFTARFETIQGQIDKITDSLLGHEHTLLKDIKSLDLLYEKTLNFYDELALYIAAGEAKVKELDATAIPAKEAEVQAAPENDQVMKAQELRDLRAARDDLERRVHDLKLTRQVTMQSLPSIRLVQENDKSLVTKINSTLVNTVPLWETQLAQAVTIQRSAEAAAAVRDANDLTNELLTSNAANLRDSNKMIRQEMERGVFDIEAVKQANADLIGTIQESLQIADEGKAKRAAAEEDLKKMEADLRDTLSAAKARRDGTGDTAGTAVPH
- a CDS encoding 5-bromo-4-chloroindolyl phosphate hydrolysis family protein, encoding MAKRYGGQYSPDDSHSEPDQDISRTGYAGAQVDPVGVRANLMFIPAIPLVFTSLNDGATGLAIGLGAAGAWVLGAWLLREGLRAEVAFNARRVAKRPAIPRKIFSSVLTGVGTALAAYKSDPTLVAPLIYGGAAVALHLTAFGLDPLSDKGVEGIDQFQQNRVARAVDEAETYLGAMSDAIRRAGDRRLETRVEQFQTVARDLFRTVEEDPRDLTAARKYLTVYLMGARDATVKFADIYVRSGDAQARTDYETLLDDLEQNFAARNRKMLLEDRSDLTIEIDVLRDRLQREGIQLNRR